A part of Lacibacter sp. H407 genomic DNA contains:
- a CDS encoding nucleotidyltransferase family protein translates to MAVDNHPINSSIIILAAGESSRLGSPKQLLPYAGKNLLQHSIDVARASAVETITVMLGANADLIQSSISDTAIKIIVHNEWKEGMASTIRFGLNTLTSIYPQTEAVIFMVADQPFTTAELLDQLLDAHRTNGSKIVAAKYLDTFGTPVLFHKTFFRELLQLKGDVGAKSLVRKYLHETAFVPFPKGHIDIDTIDDYNNLSLQ, encoded by the coding sequence ATGGCAGTTGATAACCATCCCATAAATAGTAGTATCATTATTTTAGCTGCAGGCGAATCATCACGCCTTGGTTCTCCCAAACAATTATTGCCCTATGCCGGCAAAAATTTGCTGCAACACAGCATTGATGTAGCACGGGCATCTGCGGTTGAAACAATCACGGTTATGCTGGGAGCTAATGCTGATCTGATTCAATCCTCAATCAGCGATACAGCGATCAAAATCATTGTCCATAACGAATGGAAAGAAGGCATGGCATCAACCATTCGTTTCGGATTAAATACGCTCACTTCTATATATCCACAAACAGAAGCTGTTATTTTTATGGTCGCCGATCAACCATTTACAACAGCAGAGTTGCTGGATCAATTGCTTGATGCACATCGTACAAATGGAAGTAAAATTGTTGCTGCTAAATACCTGGATACATTTGGTACGCCGGTATTGTTTCATAAAACGTTTTTCCGGGAGCTCTTACAACTAAAAGGTGATGTTGGTGCAAAGAGCCTGGTGCGGAAATACTTGCACGAAACAGCATTTGTTCCCTTTCCCAAGGGACATATTGATATTGACACGATTGATGATTACAACAATCTTTCGCTCCAATAA
- a CDS encoding Na+/H+ antiporter, whose amino-acid sequence MHSLFIDYVYLVLIIIALVMLANKLRIAYPIVLVLGGLALSFVTAFSHITIDPELIFFIFLPPLLYEAAWQTSWKEFWKWRRIIMSFAFPIVIITSCVVAFASNAIIPGFTLALGFLLGGIISPPDAVSATTILRQVKAPKLLVSIAEGESLLNDASSLIVFRFALAAVITGQFHLQEAATSFVLVIIMGAVIGIGIGLIFYAIHRWLPTTPSIDILLTLVTPYCMYYAAESFHFSGVLAVVCGGLLLSSKRQQMLSYRSRIEGVNVWTSIVFVLNGLIFFLIGLQLPTVTEQLGDVSLGAAIGYGLAVSAVLIVVRLASTFGASLFTRFISRFITVADANPGWKGPLIFGWSGMRGVVSLAAALSIPLYINQVQPFPHRNLILFITFIVILVTLVLQGLTLPWVIRKVNVGEREGELSEEDQEKIIQKKMAHYSLLYLEEKQEAHLLDNEHFNNLKAKLKTELDYFSRALDETYNGNDPSLKNFQVVYLDLLDEQRKLLHKMNHKAEFDEDLIRKYQSLIDIEELKMREKQIPES is encoded by the coding sequence ATGCATAGCCTGTTTATCGATTATGTATATCTGGTCCTGATCATTATAGCGCTGGTGATGCTGGCGAACAAATTGCGTATCGCTTACCCGATCGTTTTGGTTCTGGGTGGATTGGCGCTGAGCTTTGTAACAGCTTTTTCGCATATTACCATCGACCCCGAATTGATCTTTTTCATCTTCCTTCCACCACTTCTATACGAAGCAGCCTGGCAAACATCATGGAAAGAATTCTGGAAATGGCGACGCATCATCATGAGCTTTGCTTTTCCCATTGTTATCATTACTTCCTGTGTAGTTGCATTTGCATCCAACGCCATTATTCCCGGTTTTACATTGGCGCTTGGTTTTTTGTTAGGCGGAATTATTTCGCCACCTGATGCAGTTTCTGCAACAACCATTCTCCGACAGGTAAAAGCACCAAAGCTGTTGGTAAGTATAGCAGAAGGCGAAAGTTTATTGAACGATGCTTCATCACTCATTGTATTTCGGTTTGCGTTGGCGGCCGTCATTACCGGTCAGTTTCATTTGCAGGAAGCAGCCACAAGTTTCGTACTTGTAATTATCATGGGAGCTGTTATTGGTATTGGTATCGGACTTATTTTTTATGCTATTCACCGTTGGTTACCAACCACACCGAGCATCGATATTCTTTTAACATTGGTTACTCCTTACTGCATGTATTATGCAGCAGAATCGTTTCATTTTTCAGGTGTATTGGCGGTGGTATGCGGCGGACTTTTGCTATCAAGCAAACGACAGCAAATGCTCAGCTATCGCAGCAGAATTGAAGGTGTAAATGTTTGGACAAGCATTGTGTTTGTATTGAATGGCTTGATCTTTTTTCTCATTGGCCTTCAACTTCCAACTGTTACAGAACAGCTGGGCGATGTAAGTCTTGGCGCAGCAATTGGATACGGCCTTGCAGTGTCAGCTGTATTGATCGTTGTACGACTTGCTTCCACGTTTGGTGCATCGTTATTTACCCGTTTCATCAGTCGTTTTATCACCGTTGCTGATGCAAATCCCGGATGGAAGGGGCCGCTTATTTTTGGATGGTCGGGCATGCGTGGTGTGGTATCGTTGGCCGCTGCACTTTCAATCCCGTTGTACATCAATCAAGTGCAGCCATTTCCACATCGTAACCTCATCCTCTTTATTACGTTTATCGTTATTCTTGTAACATTGGTTCTGCAAGGACTCACATTGCCCTGGGTAATTCGTAAAGTGAATGTAGGTGAGCGGGAAGGTGAATTGTCGGAAGAAGATCAGGAGAAGATCATTCAAAAGAAAATGGCACATTATTCGTTGTTATACTTAGAAGAAAAACAAGAAGCACACTTGCTGGATAATGAACATTTCAATAATCTGAAAGCAAAATTAAAAACCGAGCTGGATTATTTCAGCCGGGCACTTGATGAAACATATAACGGAAACGATCCCTCGTTAAAAAACTTTCAGGTAGTTTATCTTGATTTGCTGGATGAACAACGAAAGCTGCTGCACAAAATGAATCACAAAGCTGAGTTTGATGAAGACCTGATCAGAAAATATCAATCGTTGATTGACATTGAAGAATTAAAAATGCGTGAAAAACAAATTCCGGAATCGTAA
- a CDS encoding c-type cytochrome translates to MKMILVTFFISTFAFTLFSFNQTFDLKASIARGEKVYTTQCASCHMVEGEGIAEVFPPLAKSDYLKDKNRLIKVVLLGVRGPMKVNGVQYNSEMPGVALSNQQASDVLNFIRNSWGNKAAPILPTEIKAGLKAPSKDYTKY, encoded by the coding sequence ATGAAAATGATACTCGTAACTTTTTTCATCTCTACATTCGCTTTCACACTCTTTTCTTTCAATCAGACGTTTGATTTGAAAGCGAGTATTGCCCGTGGAGAAAAAGTTTATACAACACAATGTGCATCCTGCCATATGGTAGAAGGGGAGGGAATTGCAGAAGTGTTTCCGCCATTAGCAAAGTCGGATTACTTGAAAGATAAAAACAGATTGATCAAGGTGGTGTTGTTGGGTGTACGTGGACCAATGAAAGTAAACGGTGTACAATATAACAGCGAAATGCCAGGCGTTGCTTTATCGAATCAACAAGCGTCGGATGTATTAAATTTCATTCGTAATTCATGGGGGAATAAAGCTGCTCCAATACTTCCAACAGAGATCAAAGCAGGTTTAAAAGCACCATCAAAAGATTATACAAAGTATTAA
- a CDS encoding putative quinol monooxygenase gives MKYVLVFLIFTYSNVFAQSKDMMIRISEIEIDSNYLKEYNSILKEESRASVQLEPGVIAIYPMYQKANPTQVRILEIYANREAYEAHLKTAHFLKYKTSTLKMVKSLKLVDMNNIDSETMVDIFRKLKK, from the coding sequence ATGAAATATGTATTAGTTTTTTTGATTTTCACATACAGTAACGTCTTTGCGCAATCAAAAGACATGATGATTCGTATATCCGAAATTGAAATAGATTCAAACTATCTGAAAGAATATAATTCAATCCTTAAGGAAGAATCCAGGGCTTCAGTTCAACTGGAACCAGGCGTTATTGCTATTTATCCTATGTATCAAAAGGCGAATCCAACGCAGGTGCGGATTTTAGAAATATATGCAAATCGGGAAGCTTATGAGGCACATTTAAAGACAGCTCATTTCCTAAAGTATAAAACAAGTACGCTTAAAATGGTAAAGTCGTTGAAACTTGTTGACATGAACAATATCGATTCAGAAACGATGGTTGACATATTTCGAAAATTAAAAAAGTAA
- a CDS encoding type I restriction endonuclease subunit R yields the protein MNYIEPCRQSCSSPMSLHSLLNESETRYNIIDPLIEKAGWNLADRRSVGFEIPVDGYDAAPINGITDYCLFRDNGEVLAVIEAKRTKRDARVGKEQLLQYITKIEAKQSFRPYGFLCNGDDIWFWDSVHYPDRPVAGFFHKEDLERLLFLQQNRQELSSIKIKDTIVNRSYQIEAIRRIGEHIELRKKRKALLVMATGTGKTRTVMALIDVFLKARHAQKVLFLADRDSLVDQALTKGFKEHIPAESRERIRTYLLDDPKEATKIRGARVLVSTLQTLELCYEQFSPAAFDLIITDECHRSIYNKFSDILAYFDAVQIGLTATPAHFIDRNTFKFFETDGAAPTFLYKYDDAVKEGYLADYNVYAAQTRFQRNGIKGLDLSEEDQQTLRERGIDPENIDYEGTDLEKKVTNKDTLKRQWAEYMDMCYKDAGGQLPAKTIVFAITHKHALRLEEAFNEMYPEHKGLLARVITSQTERNKDLLKQFETESVPRIAISVDMLDTGIDVPEVMNLAFMKPIGSQIKFWQMIGRGTRSDEACKNKQWIPGYKKENFLIIDYWQNFEHFNMMPKDEQEGAQQIPILVTIFNTRLSKLELVIGNQQSVDAKRVIADLRADIAKLPLDSFTVKQQLKDIRDVFEEEWWQYLNIPKIEFLRMKVGPLLRFASAGNLAEAFFISKMERISYSLLQQKDVEAAAANIKAEVDLLPRNLPQIAPHAGLINDMLGVTWWEHITTAQIDEARKTLAPLMKYKREQPPMVIELGLDDVIESRKWVIVNKGGQKLMVEEYKKKIEERIQQLSAEHPTIQKLLRNEAVTINDLLELEHTLETELRSDELTLTEDNMLKAFGVRVGALTDFLKYILKLEHLPEFADVVRKAFDAFILEHRYNADQTRFLRTVQTVYVQKRRIEVGDLYEAPFTNFGLNAVEKLFSEDEVEEILELTKRLIA from the coding sequence ATGAATTATATTGAGCCCTGTCGCCAATCCTGTTCTTCACCTATGTCGTTACATAGTTTATTAAATGAATCAGAAACCCGGTATAATATAATCGACCCCCTTATTGAAAAGGCTGGGTGGAACCTTGCCGACCGACGTTCTGTAGGTTTCGAAATTCCTGTAGATGGCTATGATGCTGCTCCCATAAATGGTATTACTGATTATTGTTTATTTCGTGATAATGGCGAAGTGCTGGCAGTAATAGAAGCAAAACGTACCAAACGTGATGCAAGGGTAGGGAAAGAACAGTTATTACAATACATTACAAAAATTGAAGCCAAGCAGTCTTTTCGTCCGTATGGTTTTTTATGTAATGGCGATGATATCTGGTTTTGGGACTCTGTACATTACCCTGATCGTCCTGTAGCAGGATTTTTCCATAAAGAAGACCTCGAACGTTTATTATTTCTGCAGCAAAACCGTCAGGAGCTTTCCAGTATAAAAATCAAGGACACAATTGTTAATCGTTCGTATCAAATAGAAGCCATACGACGTATAGGCGAACACATCGAATTACGTAAGAAACGCAAGGCATTATTAGTAATGGCTACGGGTACTGGAAAAACACGTACTGTAATGGCTTTGATTGATGTGTTTCTGAAGGCCCGTCATGCACAGAAAGTATTATTTCTTGCAGATCGTGATAGTCTGGTTGATCAGGCACTCACAAAAGGCTTTAAAGAACATATACCTGCTGAAAGCAGGGAACGTATACGAACCTATTTATTAGACGATCCGAAAGAAGCTACTAAAATACGTGGCGCAAGAGTACTAGTATCCACTTTACAAACACTTGAATTATGTTATGAGCAGTTTTCACCTGCTGCATTTGATTTAATAATAACAGATGAGTGTCACAGGTCGATTTATAATAAATTCAGTGATATACTCGCTTATTTCGATGCAGTACAAATAGGCCTTACTGCAACACCTGCCCATTTCATTGATCGCAATACATTTAAATTCTTTGAAACAGATGGTGCAGCGCCTACGTTTTTATATAAATACGACGATGCTGTAAAAGAAGGGTACCTGGCCGATTATAATGTATATGCAGCACAAACACGATTTCAGCGAAATGGTATAAAGGGTCTTGATTTATCGGAAGAAGATCAGCAGACGTTACGTGAACGAGGCATCGATCCTGAAAACATCGATTATGAAGGGACCGACCTTGAAAAGAAAGTAACGAATAAGGATACACTGAAACGGCAATGGGCCGAATATATGGACATGTGCTATAAGGATGCAGGAGGGCAATTACCTGCAAAAACCATTGTATTTGCCATTACCCATAAACATGCATTGAGGCTTGAAGAAGCCTTTAATGAAATGTATCCTGAACATAAGGGTCTGCTGGCACGTGTCATCACTTCTCAAACAGAACGTAATAAAGACTTATTAAAGCAATTTGAAACAGAATCAGTACCACGTATTGCTATATCGGTAGACATGCTTGATACAGGTATTGATGTACCGGAAGTAATGAATCTTGCTTTTATGAAACCGATAGGCAGCCAGATAAAGTTCTGGCAAATGATAGGCCGGGGTACTCGTAGTGATGAAGCATGTAAAAACAAACAATGGATACCCGGTTATAAGAAAGAGAATTTTCTGATTATTGATTACTGGCAAAACTTCGAGCATTTCAATATGATGCCGAAAGATGAACAGGAGGGTGCACAACAAATACCTATACTGGTAACCATCTTTAATACACGATTATCGAAACTGGAATTAGTAATCGGTAATCAGCAAAGTGTAGATGCAAAACGTGTAATTGCTGATTTACGTGCTGATATTGCCAAACTGCCATTAGATTCTTTTACAGTAAAACAGCAACTCAAAGACATACGGGATGTATTTGAAGAAGAGTGGTGGCAATACCTGAATATTCCGAAAATCGAATTTCTGCGTATGAAGGTGGGGCCATTATTACGTTTTGCAAGTGCAGGTAATTTGGCAGAGGCTTTCTTTATTTCCAAGATGGAACGCATCAGTTATTCATTACTTCAACAGAAAGACGTGGAAGCTGCTGCAGCCAACATAAAGGCGGAAGTAGATCTGTTACCACGTAACCTGCCACAAATAGCACCACATGCCGGTTTAATTAACGATATGCTTGGTGTTACATGGTGGGAACATATAACGACTGCACAAATTGACGAAGCCCGTAAAACCTTAGCTCCTTTAATGAAATACAAACGGGAGCAACCACCCATGGTTATTGAACTGGGGCTGGATGATGTAATTGAAAGCCGTAAATGGGTGATTGTAAACAAGGGCGGACAAAAGCTGATGGTGGAAGAGTACAAGAAGAAAATTGAAGAACGCATCCAGCAACTGTCGGCAGAACACCCTACCATCCAAAAACTGTTACGCAACGAAGCCGTTACCATTAACGATTTACTGGAACTTGAACATACACTTGAAACCGAACTACGGAGTGATGAACTGACGTTGACCGAAGACAATATGCTGAAAGCATTTGGTGTGCGGGTAGGTGCCTTAACCGATTTTCTCAAATACATATTGAAGCTGGAGCATTTGCCGGAGTTTGCCGATGTAGTACGTAAAGCTTTTGATGCCTTTATACTGGAACACCGGTACAATGCAGACCAAACCCGTTTCCTGCGTACCGTGCAAACCGTGTATGTACAGAAGCGCCGTATTGAAGTAGGCGATTTGTATGAAGCACCGTTTACCAATTTTGGATTAAATGCGGTGGAGAAACTATTTAGTGAGGATGAAGTGGAAGAGATATTGGAACTAACGAAAAGATTAATTGCATAA
- a CDS encoding xanthine dehydrogenase family protein molybdopterin-binding subunit, producing the protein MEKFKTDYNRRAFLKSSFLAGGGLMISFSGLAEFSLEDKINPADLPADWHELTGYIKITSDNIIKIFNPNPEFGQNVMTTLPMIVAEELDVDWKKVVVEMGPHDNTKLGPQFTGGSNSVRMYWKPLRDAGAAARSMLLTAAAQTWNVPVEELTTKAGMIYHEKTGKSGTYGEFASKAAGIPIPKDVKLKDVKNFTVVRNSQKNVEGQKIVTGKPLFGLDYTQEGTLIAMIEHPPAFGMKVKSFDASETLKMPGIKDVFTLKLYEDGYEQAGFDTRTFNDLLVVVGKTTWEVMNARKKLKVSWEPKGDTKDTMAGRGGKREVVVPGALESTATHLAKMKEYASKPAQLLRKDGDPETAFKNAAKVIERTYNAPFLAHNCMEPMNCFAHVTDEKALIVGPHQAAGWIEPTLSKALNLPADKIEIQITRMGGGFGLRAYGHTFTEAALISRKVKAPVKLVYSREDDMTYGIYRPMYTATYRAAFDANKNLIAFHVKGGGIPEHPIHANRFPAGAVDNYLAEGWEIPSNITIGAFRAPRSNFNAAAEQSFLDEVAEVMGKDPIEFRLELLKRAKENPVGKNNEYDADRYAEVLKLVKEKSGWGSAANKQYSRGVAAYFCHNSYAAHVVDIVKKDGQPFVERVTSAVDCGIVINPDAAANMVQGCVVDGIGNALYGELTFKEGVPEKNNFTRYRMIRHREAPKKIDVHFVQNDINPTGLGEPPFPPIFAAVANALYKSEKKRFYNQPFSNDLQKKS; encoded by the coding sequence ATGGAAAAGTTCAAAACCGATTATAACAGAAGAGCATTTTTAAAATCATCCTTTCTTGCAGGTGGTGGTCTCATGATCAGTTTCAGCGGATTGGCAGAGTTCAGTCTCGAGGATAAAATAAATCCGGCCGATCTACCTGCTGACTGGCATGAGTTAACAGGTTATATCAAAATAACATCCGATAACATCATTAAAATATTCAATCCCAATCCTGAGTTTGGACAAAATGTGATGACCACATTACCAATGATCGTAGCGGAAGAGTTGGATGTAGATTGGAAAAAAGTAGTGGTAGAAATGGGGCCACACGACAATACAAAACTTGGTCCGCAATTTACCGGCGGCAGTAATTCCGTTCGCATGTATTGGAAACCTTTGCGTGATGCAGGTGCAGCAGCACGAAGTATGTTGCTGACAGCAGCAGCGCAAACATGGAATGTTCCTGTTGAAGAACTTACAACCAAAGCAGGAATGATCTATCACGAGAAAACAGGTAAGTCAGGAACCTATGGTGAGTTCGCATCCAAAGCGGCAGGTATTCCTATTCCAAAAGATGTGAAGCTGAAAGATGTAAAGAATTTTACTGTTGTACGAAACTCACAAAAGAATGTAGAAGGGCAGAAGATCGTAACAGGTAAGCCGCTGTTTGGATTAGATTATACACAGGAAGGAACATTGATCGCCATGATCGAACATCCGCCTGCATTCGGTATGAAAGTAAAATCGTTTGATGCAAGTGAAACATTGAAAATGCCGGGCATCAAAGATGTGTTTACATTGAAGTTGTATGAAGATGGATATGAGCAGGCCGGTTTCGATACACGTACGTTCAACGATCTGCTGGTAGTTGTTGGTAAAACAACATGGGAAGTAATGAATGCCCGTAAAAAATTGAAAGTAAGCTGGGAACCGAAAGGCGATACAAAAGATACAATGGCAGGCAGAGGCGGAAAGAGAGAAGTTGTTGTGCCGGGTGCATTGGAAAGTACAGCCACGCATCTTGCAAAAATGAAAGAATATGCAAGCAAGCCTGCGCAACTGTTACGAAAAGATGGTGATCCTGAAACAGCATTTAAAAATGCAGCGAAGGTGATTGAACGCACTTACAACGCACCGTTCTTAGCGCACAATTGTATGGAGCCGATGAATTGCTTTGCGCATGTTACAGATGAGAAAGCATTGATCGTTGGGCCGCACCAGGCTGCCGGTTGGATTGAACCGACCTTATCAAAAGCGTTGAATCTGCCGGCTGATAAAATTGAAATTCAGATCACCCGCATGGGTGGTGGTTTTGGTTTAAGAGCATATGGACATACGTTTACAGAAGCAGCACTCATTTCCCGAAAAGTAAAAGCGCCTGTGAAATTGGTGTACAGCAGAGAAGATGATATGACCTATGGCATTTATCGCCCGATGTACACAGCCACTTACCGTGCAGCGTTTGATGCAAATAAAAATTTAATTGCGTTTCATGTAAAAGGTGGCGGTATTCCTGAACATCCCATTCATGCAAACAGGTTTCCTGCAGGTGCAGTTGATAATTATTTAGCTGAAGGTTGGGAAATACCTTCTAACATAACGATTGGTGCATTCAGAGCACCACGTTCTAATTTTAATGCAGCTGCCGAGCAATCGTTCTTAGATGAAGTAGCAGAAGTGATGGGAAAAGATCCGATTGAATTCAGATTGGAATTATTGAAACGGGCAAAAGAAAATCCTGTTGGTAAAAACAATGAGTATGATGCAGACAGATATGCAGAAGTGTTGAAACTGGTGAAAGAAAAATCGGGTTGGGGTAGTGCAGCAAACAAACAATACAGTCGTGGTGTGGCTGCTTATTTCTGTCACAATTCTTATGCGGCACATGTGGTTGATATTGTAAAGAAAGACGGACAACCATTTGTAGAACGGGTGACAAGTGCAGTTGACTGTGGCATTGTAATTAATCCTGATGCAGCTGCTAATATGGTGCAAGGCTGTGTTGTAGATGGAATAGGTAATGCATTGTATGGTGAACTCACCTTTAAAGAAGGCGTTCCTGAGAAGAATAATTTCACCCGTTACAGAATGATTCGTCATCGGGAAGCACCGAAAAAGATCGATGTGCATTTTGTACAGAACGATATCAATCCAACTGGGTTAGGTGAACCGCCTTTCCCGCCAATATTTGCAGCAGTTGCCAATGCATTGTATAAAAGTGAAAAGAAGCGTTTTTACAATCAGCCTTTTTCAAATGATCTTCAAAAAAAATCATAA
- a CDS encoding (2Fe-2S)-binding protein, translated as MPVISLNVNGKSVSIDVDPATPVLWVLREHLNLVGTKYGCGVAQCGACTIMLDNVAVRSCMLPVSAVSKKSITTIEGLSENGDHPVQKAWIEQDVAQCGYCQTGQIMTAAALLKSNPNPTDAQIEASMSGNICRCGTYLRIKEAIKTAAKQK; from the coding sequence ATGCCAGTAATCAGTTTAAACGTAAACGGTAAATCTGTTTCAATTGATGTGGATCCTGCAACACCTGTACTCTGGGTGTTGAGAGAGCATTTAAATTTAGTTGGAACCAAATACGGATGCGGCGTTGCACAATGCGGTGCCTGCACCATCATGCTCGACAATGTTGCTGTACGTTCTTGTATGTTGCCCGTTTCAGCAGTTTCAAAAAAATCGATCACCACCATTGAAGGATTGAGTGAAAACGGCGATCATCCTGTACAGAAAGCATGGATAGAACAGGATGTGGCGCAGTGCGGCTATTGTCAAACGGGGCAAATCATGACAGCCGCTGCGTTATTGAAAAGCAATCCCAATCCAACCGATGCACAGATTGAAGCGTCTATGAGTGGGAATATTTGCAGGTGCGGAACTTACCTGCGTATTAAAGAGGCTATTAAAACGGCAGCGAAACAAAAGTAA
- a CDS encoding XdhC family protein, which produces MLKEINEIINAFQLAQQKGHKTALATVVYVEGSSYRRPGARMLVEEDGRMTGAISGGCLEGDALRKALLAIHQQQNKLVTYNTLDEDDVAFGVQLGCNGIVHILFEPIDANDENNPIALLERAQLYRRETVLATLFSLHNFHGPQPGTCFFLDAESSYSKIENAVLQTIVQDDAASVLEAGTSAIKEYTDFELTAFIELLQPPISLIIVGAGNDAFPLVEMTKVLGWQITVADGRATHANTQRFPNVHQLITGKPADVFQQLVPDEWTVFLLMTHNYKYDLAMMKLLLPINCRYIGTLGPKKRLERMFDELKEEGITVTGEQQNKIFGPIGLDIGAEAAEEIALSVLAEIKAVFADRNGSFLRNRSAGIHSRNELNIQNSVINGS; this is translated from the coding sequence ATGCTGAAAGAGATCAACGAAATTATCAATGCCTTTCAACTGGCGCAACAAAAGGGACATAAAACAGCTCTTGCAACTGTTGTGTATGTGGAAGGTTCGTCGTACCGGAGACCGGGTGCACGTATGTTGGTGGAAGAAGATGGAAGAATGACGGGTGCTATCAGCGGCGGCTGCCTGGAAGGAGATGCACTTCGCAAAGCATTGCTGGCTATTCATCAGCAACAAAACAAATTAGTTACTTACAATACATTGGATGAAGACGATGTTGCGTTTGGAGTTCAGTTAGGTTGCAATGGCATTGTGCATATTTTGTTTGAGCCCATTGATGCAAACGATGAAAACAACCCGATCGCATTGCTGGAACGGGCGCAGTTATACAGAAGAGAAACCGTTTTGGCTACCTTATTTTCATTACACAATTTTCATGGCCCTCAACCCGGTACTTGTTTTTTTCTGGATGCAGAAAGCTCTTACAGCAAGATTGAAAATGCAGTACTGCAAACCATCGTTCAAGACGATGCAGCATCTGTACTCGAAGCCGGAACATCAGCTATAAAAGAATACACAGATTTTGAATTAACTGCCTTTATCGAATTATTGCAACCACCCATTTCATTGATCATTGTAGGTGCAGGAAACGACGCTTTTCCCTTGGTAGAAATGACGAAGGTGCTGGGCTGGCAGATAACCGTTGCCGACGGGCGAGCCACCCATGCAAATACGCAACGCTTTCCCAACGTGCATCAATTGATCACCGGAAAACCTGCCGATGTGTTCCAACAACTTGTACCGGATGAATGGACAGTATTTTTGTTAATGACGCACAACTACAAGTATGATCTGGCAATGATGAAATTATTATTGCCCATCAATTGCAGATACATTGGTACACTCGGGCCAAAGAAACGTTTGGAGCGCATGTTCGATGAGTTAAAAGAAGAAGGTATTACGGTAACCGGTGAACAACAAAACAAGATCTTTGGACCAATTGGTCTTGATATAGGAGCAGAAGCAGCCGAAGAAATTGCATTGTCCGTATTGGCAGAAATCAAAGCGGTGTTTGCTGATCGCAACGGAAGTTTTCTGCGTAACCGATCTGCGGGTATTCATAGCCGTAATGAATTGAACATACAGAACAGTGTCATTAATGGCAGTTGA